In the Halorubrum ruber genome, CGTCGCCGCCGACCAGGACGTTCCACCCCGCTTCGACGGTCTCGACCCACTCGGTCTCCTCGCGGAGCGTGACGCAGGGCGTGTCGAGGTAGAACGCCTCCTTCTGGACCCCGCCGGAGTCGGTTGCGACCTTCGACGCGTCCGCCAGCAGGCGAAGGAAGGCGACGTAGCCGACCGGGTCGACGAGTCGGAGCCGTTCCGCGGCGTCGTCGTACAGCCCGTGCTCGTGCAGCGCGGCCTCGGTCCGCGGGTGGAGCGGCAGGACCACGGGGTCGTCGACGGCCGCGAGCCCGTCCAGGATGGCGGCCAGCCGGTCCGGGTCGTCGGTGTTCGCCGCGCGGTGGACCGTCGCCAGCACGTACTCGTCGGGCCGGATCCCCGACACCGGGAGCGGCGTCGACTCGTCGAGCGCGCGGTCGCGGACCGCGAGAACGGCGTCGTACATCACGTCGCCGGTGACGACGACCTCGCCGCGGACGTTGTCCCCGCGGAGGGTCTCCGCGGCGTTCGCCGCGGGGGTGAGGAGGAGGTCCGAGCAGTGGTCGGTGAGGACGCGGTTCACCTCCTCCGGCATCGACCACTTCCCGCTCCGGAGACCGGCCTCGACGTGCGCCAGCGCCGGCTCGCGCTTGGCCGCGACCAGCGCGGCCGCGAGCGTCGAGTTCGTGTCGCCGTACACCAACACGACGTCGGGCGCCTCCTCGGCGATCACCTCGTCGAGCAGCCGCATCATCTCCGCCGTCTGCGGGGCGTGGTCGCCGGAGCCGACCCCGAGGTTGTAGTCCGGCTCGGGGATGTCCAGCTCCTCGAAGAACACGCCGGAAAGCGCCTCGTCGTAGTGTTGCCCCGTGTGGATCAGCACCTCCTCGTGGGCCTCTCGCAGCCGCCGCGAGACGGGGAACGCCTTCACGAACTGGGGGCGCGCGCCGACCACCGAGCAGACTCGCACGGTCACTCCTCCCCCGCCGGGGTCTCCTCACCCGGCGAGGCGTCCTCGGTCTCGACGTCGACCCGCCACGGGGGCGCTTCCGAGTCGACGCGAACCTCCAGGTCGGCGTTCCGCCGCCGCTCGCCCGCGACGCCCGCGAGGAACGCGGCGACCCCGACCAGCGCGAGCGCGACGCCGACGGAGGCCGCCGCGGGGACGAGCGAGAGCAGCGACCCGAGCCCGACGGCGAGCCCGGCGCCGACCGACCCGATCCCGAACAGCTGCGCGGCTGCGGTCGGGTCGCCGAACCCGCGGCCCCGCGCCGCGAACAGCCGTCCGAGGTAGCTCCGCAACAGGAGCAGCGAGAGCGCGGGGACGAACGAGCCG is a window encoding:
- the wecB gene encoding non-hydrolyzing UDP-N-acetylglucosamine 2-epimerase — protein: MRVCSVVGARPQFVKAFPVSRRLREAHEEVLIHTGQHYDEALSGVFFEELDIPEPDYNLGVGSGDHAPQTAEMMRLLDEVIAEEAPDVVLVYGDTNSTLAAALVAAKREPALAHVEAGLRSGKWSMPEEVNRVLTDHCSDLLLTPAANAAETLRGDNVRGEVVVTGDVMYDAVLAVRDRALDESTPLPVSGIRPDEYVLATVHRAANTDDPDRLAAILDGLAAVDDPVVLPLHPRTEAALHEHGLYDDAAERLRLVDPVGYVAFLRLLADASKVATDSGGVQKEAFYLDTPCVTLREETEWVETVEAGWNVLVGGDADRIAAALTDRSPLPPKPELYGGGDAAGRTVDALESVLGDGSSVAERAAEK